A stretch of Lactuca sativa cultivar Salinas chromosome 6, Lsat_Salinas_v11, whole genome shotgun sequence DNA encodes these proteins:
- the LOC111884338 gene encoding uncharacterized protein LOC111884338: MDRIIRLCSILILMNLVVMSMGGGIDYAPPIHKLESKNLCDQCSTCDHKTKTCPASETYPHMTAFDDTLIAGALQSDYVNASDRGVYSVPSIVGGQSLEYNAYFGWESTSGSASGYHRFSNYMDKCSGGQNFLTVDKHGEVKLRSLTSLESLAFADWKSINPPKHLNHRQFRFWVSRATGKCLTVFGGNTKKRALGVADCKFDGGNTGQLFAFRFHYHYSFCCCGRYNS, encoded by the exons ATGGATCGAATAATTAGATTATGCAGCATCCTGATCTTGATGAATCTGGTGGTGATGAGCATGGGTGGTGGGATTGATTATGCGCCTCCAATACACAAATTAGAGAGCAAGAATTTATGCGACCAGTGTTCAACATGTGATCATAAGACCAAAACATGTCCAGCAAGTGAAACCTACCCTCACATGACTGCCTTTGATGACACCCTTATTGCTGGAGCACTGCAGTCTGACTATGTTAATGCAAGTGATAGAGGTGTTTACTCGGTACCCAGTATTGTGGGTGGCCAGTCTTTGGAGTACAACGCCTATTTCGGATGGGAATCCACCTCCGGATCTGCTTCGGGTTATCATAG GTTCAGTAACTATATGGATAAATGTTCAGGGGGACAAAACTTCTTGACAGTTGATAAGCATGGTGAAGTGAAGCTCCGGTCTTTGACTTCTTTGGAAAGCTTGGCTTTTGCAGATTGGAAATCGATTAATCCACCCAAGCATTTGAACCACAGGCAGTTTAGATTTTGGGTATCTCGTGCTACTGGAAAATGTCTCACGGTGTTTGGAGGGAATACAAAGAAACGAGCGTTGGGAGTAGCTGATTGCAAGTTTGATGGAGGAAATACGGGTCAACTATTTGCCTTTCGCTTCCATTATCACTATTCGTTTTGTTGTTGTGGTCGCTACAATAGTTAA